A region from the Lepidochelys kempii isolate rLepKem1 chromosome 16, rLepKem1.hap2, whole genome shotgun sequence genome encodes:
- the ABL1 gene encoding tyrosine-protein kinase ABL1 isoform X2: protein MKMLEICLKLVGCKSKKGLSSSSSCYLEEALQRPVVSDFEPQGLSEAARWNSKENLLSGPSENDPNLFVALYDFVASGDNTLSITKGEKLRVLGYNHNGEWCEAQTKNGQGWVPSNYITPVNSLEKHSWYHGPVSRNAAEYLLSSGINGSFLVRESESSPGQRSISLRYEGRVYHYRINTASDGKLYVSSESRFNTLAELVHHHSTVADGLITTLHYPAPKRNKPTIYGVSPNYDKWEIERTDITMKHKLGGGQYGEVYEGVWKKYNLTVAVKTLKEDTMEVEEFLKEAAVMKEIKHPNLVQLLGVCTREPPFYIITEFMTYGNLLDYLRECNRQEVNAVVLLYMATQISSAMEYLEKKNFIHRDLAARNCLVGENHLVKVADFGLSRLMTGDTYTAHAGAKFPIKWTAPESLAYNKFSIKSDVWAFGVLLWEIATYGMSPYPGIDLSQVYELLEKDYRMERPEGCPEKVYELMRACWQWSPSDRPSFAEIHQAFETMFQESSISDEVEKELGKKGMRSVVSNFLQAPELPTKTRSSRRAAESKDASENMEMAHPKGQGECDPLEHEPAVSPLLPRKERAPLESSLNEDERLLPKDKKTNLFSALIKKKKKTAPAPPKRSSSFREMDGHSDRKGGGEDESRDASNGAFIVPPADAIDASKCQGPSNGAGVTNGAVTGNSGFLSPHLWKKNSSMTSSRLATGEEECSSNASKRFLRSCSASCVPHGARDTEWRSVTLPRDLQSTVRQFDSSTFGGHKSEKPALPRKRANENKTDLAVRGMVTPPPRLLKKNEETTDDVFKDTESSPGSSPPSLTPKLVRRQPIIAPSSSLSHKDDGIKSSALGTTGMTDQGPTVKPNSAGVVVASKASIEEPRMRRLKQTSESSGKDKMKLSKLKPAPPPPLSSASIGKPGKSSHSPSHEAADAGCGTKSKQVAQVADTASSDAAKPNQVGEGVKKPGLPSVPKPQSSTKPLLTTAAPAPCSSSAPPAPSGDQPSSTAFIPLISTRVSLRKTRQPPERIASGTITKGVVLESTEALRVAINKNSEQMASHSAVLEAGKNLYTFCVSYVDSIQQMRNKFAFREAINKLENNLRELQICPATASSGPAATQDFSKLLSSVKEISDIVQR, encoded by the exons AAGCCCTTCAGAGGCCAGTAGTATCCGATTTTGAGCCCCAGGGTCTGAGTGAAGCAGCCCGTTGGAACTCCAAGGAAAACCTCCTGTCTGGTCCTAGTGAAAATGATCCCAATCTTTTTGTTGCACTATATGATTTTGTGGCGAGTGGGGACAACACTCTCAGCATAACTAAAG GTGAAAAGCTCCGTGTCTTGGGCTACAATCATAACGGGGAATGGTGTGAGGCCCAAACAAAGAATGGGCAGGGCTGGGTACCAAGTAACTACATCACCCCAGTGAATAGTTTGGAGAAACATTCCTGGTACCATGGACCAGTATCGCGCAATGCCGCTGAGTACCTGCTGAGCAGTGGAATCAATGGCAGCTTTCTGGTGCGAGAGAGTGAGAGCAGCCCAGGACAGAGGTCTATATCACTGAGATACGAGGGAAGGGTGTACCACTACAGGATAAACACTGCATCTGATGGAAAG ctgtatGTCTCCTCAGAGAGCCGCTTCAACACTTTGGCAGAGTTGGTCCATCACCACTCGACTGTAGCAGATGGGCTCATCACCACTTTACACTACCCAGCACCCAAGCGCAACAAGCCCACTATCTACGGAGTGTCTCCAAACTATGACAAGTGGGAGATTGAGAGAACTGACATCACCATGAAGCACAAACTTGGAGGGGGCCAGTATGGAGAGGTATATGAAGGAGTCTGGAAGAAATATAACCTTACAGTGGCTGTGAAGACCTTAAAG GAGGACACCATGGAGGTAGAAGAGTTCTTAAAAGAAGCCGCAGTCATGAAGGAGATCAAGCATCCTAACTTGGTGCAATTATTAG GGGTATGTACACGGGAACCTCCGTTCTACATCATCACAGAGTTTATGACTTATGGGAATCTGTTGGATTATCTGCGCGAGTGTAACCGGCAGGAGGTGAATGCTGTGGTGCTACTGTACATGGCGACTCAGATCTCCTCAGCCATGGAGTACCTGGAGAAGAAAAACTTCATTCACAG GGATCTTGCTGCCAGAAACTGCCTTGTAGGGGAGAACCACTTGGTGAAGGTGGCAGATTTTGGTCTAAGCAGGCTGATGACAGGTGACACATACACTGCCCATGCTGGAGCCAAATTCCCAATCAAGTGGACTGCGCCAGAAAGTCTGGCTTACAACAAATTCTCCATTAAGTCTGATGTCTGGG CCTTTGGCGTCCTGCTATGGGAAATCGCAACATACGGCATGTCCCCTTACCCTGGAATTGACCTGTCTCAGGTGTACGAGCTGTTGGAGAAAGACTACCGCATGGAGCGCCCTGAAGGTTGTCCTGAGAAAGTCTACGAGCTCATGAGAGCAT GCTGGCAGTGGAGCCCGTCTGATAGGCCCTCGTTTGCTGAAATCCACCAAGCATTTGAAACAATGTTTCAAGAATCCAGCATATCAGACG AGGTGGAGAAAGAGTTGGGGAAAAAAGGCATGAGAAGCGTAGTGAGTAACTTCCTGCAGGCTCCAGAACTACCGACCAAAACGAGATCATCCAGGAGAGCTGCTGAAAGCAAAGATGCCAGTGAGAACATGGAGATGGCGCATCCTAAAGGACAAGGGGAATGTG ACCCTCTGGAGCACGAACCTGCTGTTTCTCCCTTGCTCCCGCGGAAGGAAAGAGCTCCCCTGGAGAGCAGTTTAAATGAAGATGAGCGGTTGCTTCCAAAAGACAAAAAGACCAACCTCTTCAGTGCCCTtatcaagaagaagaagaagactgcccctgcccctccgaAACGCAGCAGCTCCTTCCGGGAGATGGACGGCCACTCGGACCGCAAGGGTGGAGGTGAGGATGAAAGCAGGGATGCCAGCAATGGAGCCTTCATCGTGCCCCCTGCAGATGCCATCGATGCCTCAAAGTGCCAGGGCCCGAGCAATGGGGCTGGAGTCACTAACGGAGCTGTCACTGGGAACTCTGGCTTTTTATCCCCACACCTATGGAAAAAAAACAGCTCCATGACGAGCAGCCGGCTGGCAACTGGTGAAGAAGAGTGTAGTTCTAATGCCAGCAAGCGCTTCCTGAGGTCCTGCTCAGCATCGTGCGTGCCCCATGGAGCCAGGGACACGGAGTGGAGATCCGTGACGCTGCCCAGGGATTTGCAGTCCACAGTGCGGCAGTTTGATTCCTCCACCTTCGGCGGGCACAAGAGCGAAAAGCCAGCCCTGCCTCGGAAGCGGGCAAATGAGAACAAGACGGATCTTGCTGTCAGAGGGATGGTGACGCCCCCTCCCCGGCTGCTGAAGAAAAATGAAGAGACAACTGACGATGTGTTCAAAGACACGGAgtccagccctggctccagcccaccCTCTCTGACACCAAAACTTGTACGCAGGCAACCTATAATCGCTCCTTCCTCCAGCCTGTCCCACAAGGATGATGGCATCAAATCCAGTGCCTTAGGGACCACTGGGATGACAGACCAAGGTCCTACTGTCAAACCCAACTCTGCTGGGGTTGTGGTGGCCAGCAAGGCTTCTATAGAGGAGCCAAGGATGAGGAGGCTCAAACAGACTTCCGAGTCATCAGGAAAGGACAAGATGAAGTTATCAAAGCTTAAACCGGCCCCTCCGCCTCCACTCTCCTCAGCTTCCATCGGGAAGCCTGGAAAATCatcccacagccccagccacgAAGCAGCAGATGCAGGGTGTGGTACTAAATCTAAACAGGTGGCTCAGGTTGCAGACACTGCAAGCAGTGACGCTGCCAAGCCAAACCAGGTAGGGGAGGGTGTAAAAAAGCCTGGACTCCCCTCTGTACCAAAGCCACAGTCCTCCACAAAGCCGCTGCTGACCACAGCGGCCCCAGCCCCCTGTTCCTCATCTGCCCCACCCGCCCCAAGCGGGGACCAGCCGTCGTCAACAGCCTTCATCCCTCTCATATCCACCAGAGTCTCCTTGCGCAAAACCCGCCAGCCTCCAGAGAGGATAGCCAGTGGCACCATCACCAAGGGAGTGGTACTGGAAAGCACTGAGGCCCTGCGCGTGGCCATCAACAAGAACTCCGAACAAATGGCGAGCCACAGCGCCGTCTTGGAGGCTGGCAAAAACCTCTACACGTTCTGTGTGAGCTACGTGGACTCCATCCAGCAGATGAGGAACAAATTTGCCTTCCGTGAGGCCATCAACAAGCTGGAGAATAACCTTCGGGAGCTCCAGATCTGTCCGGCCACCGCTAGCAGCGGCCCTGCAGCCACGCAGGACTTTAGCAAACTTCTCAGCTCGGTGAAAGAAATCAGCGATATTGTTCAGAGGTAG
- the ABL1 gene encoding tyrosine-protein kinase ABL1 isoform X1: MGQQPGKVLGDQRRPSLPALHFIKGAGKKESSRHGGPHCNVFVEHEALQRPVVSDFEPQGLSEAARWNSKENLLSGPSENDPNLFVALYDFVASGDNTLSITKGEKLRVLGYNHNGEWCEAQTKNGQGWVPSNYITPVNSLEKHSWYHGPVSRNAAEYLLSSGINGSFLVRESESSPGQRSISLRYEGRVYHYRINTASDGKLYVSSESRFNTLAELVHHHSTVADGLITTLHYPAPKRNKPTIYGVSPNYDKWEIERTDITMKHKLGGGQYGEVYEGVWKKYNLTVAVKTLKEDTMEVEEFLKEAAVMKEIKHPNLVQLLGVCTREPPFYIITEFMTYGNLLDYLRECNRQEVNAVVLLYMATQISSAMEYLEKKNFIHRDLAARNCLVGENHLVKVADFGLSRLMTGDTYTAHAGAKFPIKWTAPESLAYNKFSIKSDVWAFGVLLWEIATYGMSPYPGIDLSQVYELLEKDYRMERPEGCPEKVYELMRACWQWSPSDRPSFAEIHQAFETMFQESSISDEVEKELGKKGMRSVVSNFLQAPELPTKTRSSRRAAESKDASENMEMAHPKGQGECDPLEHEPAVSPLLPRKERAPLESSLNEDERLLPKDKKTNLFSALIKKKKKTAPAPPKRSSSFREMDGHSDRKGGGEDESRDASNGAFIVPPADAIDASKCQGPSNGAGVTNGAVTGNSGFLSPHLWKKNSSMTSSRLATGEEECSSNASKRFLRSCSASCVPHGARDTEWRSVTLPRDLQSTVRQFDSSTFGGHKSEKPALPRKRANENKTDLAVRGMVTPPPRLLKKNEETTDDVFKDTESSPGSSPPSLTPKLVRRQPIIAPSSSLSHKDDGIKSSALGTTGMTDQGPTVKPNSAGVVVASKASIEEPRMRRLKQTSESSGKDKMKLSKLKPAPPPPLSSASIGKPGKSSHSPSHEAADAGCGTKSKQVAQVADTASSDAAKPNQVGEGVKKPGLPSVPKPQSSTKPLLTTAAPAPCSSSAPPAPSGDQPSSTAFIPLISTRVSLRKTRQPPERIASGTITKGVVLESTEALRVAINKNSEQMASHSAVLEAGKNLYTFCVSYVDSIQQMRNKFAFREAINKLENNLRELQICPATASSGPAATQDFSKLLSSVKEISDIVQR, from the exons AAGCCCTTCAGAGGCCAGTAGTATCCGATTTTGAGCCCCAGGGTCTGAGTGAAGCAGCCCGTTGGAACTCCAAGGAAAACCTCCTGTCTGGTCCTAGTGAAAATGATCCCAATCTTTTTGTTGCACTATATGATTTTGTGGCGAGTGGGGACAACACTCTCAGCATAACTAAAG GTGAAAAGCTCCGTGTCTTGGGCTACAATCATAACGGGGAATGGTGTGAGGCCCAAACAAAGAATGGGCAGGGCTGGGTACCAAGTAACTACATCACCCCAGTGAATAGTTTGGAGAAACATTCCTGGTACCATGGACCAGTATCGCGCAATGCCGCTGAGTACCTGCTGAGCAGTGGAATCAATGGCAGCTTTCTGGTGCGAGAGAGTGAGAGCAGCCCAGGACAGAGGTCTATATCACTGAGATACGAGGGAAGGGTGTACCACTACAGGATAAACACTGCATCTGATGGAAAG ctgtatGTCTCCTCAGAGAGCCGCTTCAACACTTTGGCAGAGTTGGTCCATCACCACTCGACTGTAGCAGATGGGCTCATCACCACTTTACACTACCCAGCACCCAAGCGCAACAAGCCCACTATCTACGGAGTGTCTCCAAACTATGACAAGTGGGAGATTGAGAGAACTGACATCACCATGAAGCACAAACTTGGAGGGGGCCAGTATGGAGAGGTATATGAAGGAGTCTGGAAGAAATATAACCTTACAGTGGCTGTGAAGACCTTAAAG GAGGACACCATGGAGGTAGAAGAGTTCTTAAAAGAAGCCGCAGTCATGAAGGAGATCAAGCATCCTAACTTGGTGCAATTATTAG GGGTATGTACACGGGAACCTCCGTTCTACATCATCACAGAGTTTATGACTTATGGGAATCTGTTGGATTATCTGCGCGAGTGTAACCGGCAGGAGGTGAATGCTGTGGTGCTACTGTACATGGCGACTCAGATCTCCTCAGCCATGGAGTACCTGGAGAAGAAAAACTTCATTCACAG GGATCTTGCTGCCAGAAACTGCCTTGTAGGGGAGAACCACTTGGTGAAGGTGGCAGATTTTGGTCTAAGCAGGCTGATGACAGGTGACACATACACTGCCCATGCTGGAGCCAAATTCCCAATCAAGTGGACTGCGCCAGAAAGTCTGGCTTACAACAAATTCTCCATTAAGTCTGATGTCTGGG CCTTTGGCGTCCTGCTATGGGAAATCGCAACATACGGCATGTCCCCTTACCCTGGAATTGACCTGTCTCAGGTGTACGAGCTGTTGGAGAAAGACTACCGCATGGAGCGCCCTGAAGGTTGTCCTGAGAAAGTCTACGAGCTCATGAGAGCAT GCTGGCAGTGGAGCCCGTCTGATAGGCCCTCGTTTGCTGAAATCCACCAAGCATTTGAAACAATGTTTCAAGAATCCAGCATATCAGACG AGGTGGAGAAAGAGTTGGGGAAAAAAGGCATGAGAAGCGTAGTGAGTAACTTCCTGCAGGCTCCAGAACTACCGACCAAAACGAGATCATCCAGGAGAGCTGCTGAAAGCAAAGATGCCAGTGAGAACATGGAGATGGCGCATCCTAAAGGACAAGGGGAATGTG ACCCTCTGGAGCACGAACCTGCTGTTTCTCCCTTGCTCCCGCGGAAGGAAAGAGCTCCCCTGGAGAGCAGTTTAAATGAAGATGAGCGGTTGCTTCCAAAAGACAAAAAGACCAACCTCTTCAGTGCCCTtatcaagaagaagaagaagactgcccctgcccctccgaAACGCAGCAGCTCCTTCCGGGAGATGGACGGCCACTCGGACCGCAAGGGTGGAGGTGAGGATGAAAGCAGGGATGCCAGCAATGGAGCCTTCATCGTGCCCCCTGCAGATGCCATCGATGCCTCAAAGTGCCAGGGCCCGAGCAATGGGGCTGGAGTCACTAACGGAGCTGTCACTGGGAACTCTGGCTTTTTATCCCCACACCTATGGAAAAAAAACAGCTCCATGACGAGCAGCCGGCTGGCAACTGGTGAAGAAGAGTGTAGTTCTAATGCCAGCAAGCGCTTCCTGAGGTCCTGCTCAGCATCGTGCGTGCCCCATGGAGCCAGGGACACGGAGTGGAGATCCGTGACGCTGCCCAGGGATTTGCAGTCCACAGTGCGGCAGTTTGATTCCTCCACCTTCGGCGGGCACAAGAGCGAAAAGCCAGCCCTGCCTCGGAAGCGGGCAAATGAGAACAAGACGGATCTTGCTGTCAGAGGGATGGTGACGCCCCCTCCCCGGCTGCTGAAGAAAAATGAAGAGACAACTGACGATGTGTTCAAAGACACGGAgtccagccctggctccagcccaccCTCTCTGACACCAAAACTTGTACGCAGGCAACCTATAATCGCTCCTTCCTCCAGCCTGTCCCACAAGGATGATGGCATCAAATCCAGTGCCTTAGGGACCACTGGGATGACAGACCAAGGTCCTACTGTCAAACCCAACTCTGCTGGGGTTGTGGTGGCCAGCAAGGCTTCTATAGAGGAGCCAAGGATGAGGAGGCTCAAACAGACTTCCGAGTCATCAGGAAAGGACAAGATGAAGTTATCAAAGCTTAAACCGGCCCCTCCGCCTCCACTCTCCTCAGCTTCCATCGGGAAGCCTGGAAAATCatcccacagccccagccacgAAGCAGCAGATGCAGGGTGTGGTACTAAATCTAAACAGGTGGCTCAGGTTGCAGACACTGCAAGCAGTGACGCTGCCAAGCCAAACCAGGTAGGGGAGGGTGTAAAAAAGCCTGGACTCCCCTCTGTACCAAAGCCACAGTCCTCCACAAAGCCGCTGCTGACCACAGCGGCCCCAGCCCCCTGTTCCTCATCTGCCCCACCCGCCCCAAGCGGGGACCAGCCGTCGTCAACAGCCTTCATCCCTCTCATATCCACCAGAGTCTCCTTGCGCAAAACCCGCCAGCCTCCAGAGAGGATAGCCAGTGGCACCATCACCAAGGGAGTGGTACTGGAAAGCACTGAGGCCCTGCGCGTGGCCATCAACAAGAACTCCGAACAAATGGCGAGCCACAGCGCCGTCTTGGAGGCTGGCAAAAACCTCTACACGTTCTGTGTGAGCTACGTGGACTCCATCCAGCAGATGAGGAACAAATTTGCCTTCCGTGAGGCCATCAACAAGCTGGAGAATAACCTTCGGGAGCTCCAGATCTGTCCGGCCACCGCTAGCAGCGGCCCTGCAGCCACGCAGGACTTTAGCAAACTTCTCAGCTCGGTGAAAGAAATCAGCGATATTGTTCAGAGGTAG
- the ABL1 gene encoding tyrosine-protein kinase ABL1 isoform X3 produces MGLTRSKYFHEALQRPVVSDFEPQGLSEAARWNSKENLLSGPSENDPNLFVALYDFVASGDNTLSITKGEKLRVLGYNHNGEWCEAQTKNGQGWVPSNYITPVNSLEKHSWYHGPVSRNAAEYLLSSGINGSFLVRESESSPGQRSISLRYEGRVYHYRINTASDGKLYVSSESRFNTLAELVHHHSTVADGLITTLHYPAPKRNKPTIYGVSPNYDKWEIERTDITMKHKLGGGQYGEVYEGVWKKYNLTVAVKTLKEDTMEVEEFLKEAAVMKEIKHPNLVQLLGVCTREPPFYIITEFMTYGNLLDYLRECNRQEVNAVVLLYMATQISSAMEYLEKKNFIHRDLAARNCLVGENHLVKVADFGLSRLMTGDTYTAHAGAKFPIKWTAPESLAYNKFSIKSDVWAFGVLLWEIATYGMSPYPGIDLSQVYELLEKDYRMERPEGCPEKVYELMRACWQWSPSDRPSFAEIHQAFETMFQESSISDEVEKELGKKGMRSVVSNFLQAPELPTKTRSSRRAAESKDASENMEMAHPKGQGECDPLEHEPAVSPLLPRKERAPLESSLNEDERLLPKDKKTNLFSALIKKKKKTAPAPPKRSSSFREMDGHSDRKGGGEDESRDASNGAFIVPPADAIDASKCQGPSNGAGVTNGAVTGNSGFLSPHLWKKNSSMTSSRLATGEEECSSNASKRFLRSCSASCVPHGARDTEWRSVTLPRDLQSTVRQFDSSTFGGHKSEKPALPRKRANENKTDLAVRGMVTPPPRLLKKNEETTDDVFKDTESSPGSSPPSLTPKLVRRQPIIAPSSSLSHKDDGIKSSALGTTGMTDQGPTVKPNSAGVVVASKASIEEPRMRRLKQTSESSGKDKMKLSKLKPAPPPPLSSASIGKPGKSSHSPSHEAADAGCGTKSKQVAQVADTASSDAAKPNQVGEGVKKPGLPSVPKPQSSTKPLLTTAAPAPCSSSAPPAPSGDQPSSTAFIPLISTRVSLRKTRQPPERIASGTITKGVVLESTEALRVAINKNSEQMASHSAVLEAGKNLYTFCVSYVDSIQQMRNKFAFREAINKLENNLRELQICPATASSGPAATQDFSKLLSSVKEISDIVQR; encoded by the exons ATGGGCTTGACAAGATCAAAGTATTTTCATG AAGCCCTTCAGAGGCCAGTAGTATCCGATTTTGAGCCCCAGGGTCTGAGTGAAGCAGCCCGTTGGAACTCCAAGGAAAACCTCCTGTCTGGTCCTAGTGAAAATGATCCCAATCTTTTTGTTGCACTATATGATTTTGTGGCGAGTGGGGACAACACTCTCAGCATAACTAAAG GTGAAAAGCTCCGTGTCTTGGGCTACAATCATAACGGGGAATGGTGTGAGGCCCAAACAAAGAATGGGCAGGGCTGGGTACCAAGTAACTACATCACCCCAGTGAATAGTTTGGAGAAACATTCCTGGTACCATGGACCAGTATCGCGCAATGCCGCTGAGTACCTGCTGAGCAGTGGAATCAATGGCAGCTTTCTGGTGCGAGAGAGTGAGAGCAGCCCAGGACAGAGGTCTATATCACTGAGATACGAGGGAAGGGTGTACCACTACAGGATAAACACTGCATCTGATGGAAAG ctgtatGTCTCCTCAGAGAGCCGCTTCAACACTTTGGCAGAGTTGGTCCATCACCACTCGACTGTAGCAGATGGGCTCATCACCACTTTACACTACCCAGCACCCAAGCGCAACAAGCCCACTATCTACGGAGTGTCTCCAAACTATGACAAGTGGGAGATTGAGAGAACTGACATCACCATGAAGCACAAACTTGGAGGGGGCCAGTATGGAGAGGTATATGAAGGAGTCTGGAAGAAATATAACCTTACAGTGGCTGTGAAGACCTTAAAG GAGGACACCATGGAGGTAGAAGAGTTCTTAAAAGAAGCCGCAGTCATGAAGGAGATCAAGCATCCTAACTTGGTGCAATTATTAG GGGTATGTACACGGGAACCTCCGTTCTACATCATCACAGAGTTTATGACTTATGGGAATCTGTTGGATTATCTGCGCGAGTGTAACCGGCAGGAGGTGAATGCTGTGGTGCTACTGTACATGGCGACTCAGATCTCCTCAGCCATGGAGTACCTGGAGAAGAAAAACTTCATTCACAG GGATCTTGCTGCCAGAAACTGCCTTGTAGGGGAGAACCACTTGGTGAAGGTGGCAGATTTTGGTCTAAGCAGGCTGATGACAGGTGACACATACACTGCCCATGCTGGAGCCAAATTCCCAATCAAGTGGACTGCGCCAGAAAGTCTGGCTTACAACAAATTCTCCATTAAGTCTGATGTCTGGG CCTTTGGCGTCCTGCTATGGGAAATCGCAACATACGGCATGTCCCCTTACCCTGGAATTGACCTGTCTCAGGTGTACGAGCTGTTGGAGAAAGACTACCGCATGGAGCGCCCTGAAGGTTGTCCTGAGAAAGTCTACGAGCTCATGAGAGCAT GCTGGCAGTGGAGCCCGTCTGATAGGCCCTCGTTTGCTGAAATCCACCAAGCATTTGAAACAATGTTTCAAGAATCCAGCATATCAGACG AGGTGGAGAAAGAGTTGGGGAAAAAAGGCATGAGAAGCGTAGTGAGTAACTTCCTGCAGGCTCCAGAACTACCGACCAAAACGAGATCATCCAGGAGAGCTGCTGAAAGCAAAGATGCCAGTGAGAACATGGAGATGGCGCATCCTAAAGGACAAGGGGAATGTG ACCCTCTGGAGCACGAACCTGCTGTTTCTCCCTTGCTCCCGCGGAAGGAAAGAGCTCCCCTGGAGAGCAGTTTAAATGAAGATGAGCGGTTGCTTCCAAAAGACAAAAAGACCAACCTCTTCAGTGCCCTtatcaagaagaagaagaagactgcccctgcccctccgaAACGCAGCAGCTCCTTCCGGGAGATGGACGGCCACTCGGACCGCAAGGGTGGAGGTGAGGATGAAAGCAGGGATGCCAGCAATGGAGCCTTCATCGTGCCCCCTGCAGATGCCATCGATGCCTCAAAGTGCCAGGGCCCGAGCAATGGGGCTGGAGTCACTAACGGAGCTGTCACTGGGAACTCTGGCTTTTTATCCCCACACCTATGGAAAAAAAACAGCTCCATGACGAGCAGCCGGCTGGCAACTGGTGAAGAAGAGTGTAGTTCTAATGCCAGCAAGCGCTTCCTGAGGTCCTGCTCAGCATCGTGCGTGCCCCATGGAGCCAGGGACACGGAGTGGAGATCCGTGACGCTGCCCAGGGATTTGCAGTCCACAGTGCGGCAGTTTGATTCCTCCACCTTCGGCGGGCACAAGAGCGAAAAGCCAGCCCTGCCTCGGAAGCGGGCAAATGAGAACAAGACGGATCTTGCTGTCAGAGGGATGGTGACGCCCCCTCCCCGGCTGCTGAAGAAAAATGAAGAGACAACTGACGATGTGTTCAAAGACACGGAgtccagccctggctccagcccaccCTCTCTGACACCAAAACTTGTACGCAGGCAACCTATAATCGCTCCTTCCTCCAGCCTGTCCCACAAGGATGATGGCATCAAATCCAGTGCCTTAGGGACCACTGGGATGACAGACCAAGGTCCTACTGTCAAACCCAACTCTGCTGGGGTTGTGGTGGCCAGCAAGGCTTCTATAGAGGAGCCAAGGATGAGGAGGCTCAAACAGACTTCCGAGTCATCAGGAAAGGACAAGATGAAGTTATCAAAGCTTAAACCGGCCCCTCCGCCTCCACTCTCCTCAGCTTCCATCGGGAAGCCTGGAAAATCatcccacagccccagccacgAAGCAGCAGATGCAGGGTGTGGTACTAAATCTAAACAGGTGGCTCAGGTTGCAGACACTGCAAGCAGTGACGCTGCCAAGCCAAACCAGGTAGGGGAGGGTGTAAAAAAGCCTGGACTCCCCTCTGTACCAAAGCCACAGTCCTCCACAAAGCCGCTGCTGACCACAGCGGCCCCAGCCCCCTGTTCCTCATCTGCCCCACCCGCCCCAAGCGGGGACCAGCCGTCGTCAACAGCCTTCATCCCTCTCATATCCACCAGAGTCTCCTTGCGCAAAACCCGCCAGCCTCCAGAGAGGATAGCCAGTGGCACCATCACCAAGGGAGTGGTACTGGAAAGCACTGAGGCCCTGCGCGTGGCCATCAACAAGAACTCCGAACAAATGGCGAGCCACAGCGCCGTCTTGGAGGCTGGCAAAAACCTCTACACGTTCTGTGTGAGCTACGTGGACTCCATCCAGCAGATGAGGAACAAATTTGCCTTCCGTGAGGCCATCAACAAGCTGGAGAATAACCTTCGGGAGCTCCAGATCTGTCCGGCCACCGCTAGCAGCGGCCCTGCAGCCACGCAGGACTTTAGCAAACTTCTCAGCTCGGTGAAAGAAATCAGCGATATTGTTCAGAGGTAG